A genome region from Apus apus isolate bApuApu2 chromosome 2, bApuApu2.pri.cur, whole genome shotgun sequence includes the following:
- the PEX2 gene encoding peroxisome biogenesis factor 2, whose amino-acid sequence MASSIGNEKSVNPVLRISQLDALELNKALEQLVWSQFTSCFHGFKPGVLAHFEPEVKAFLWLILWRFTIYSKNATVGQAILDIQYKNNLSQTEKYQPLSKHQKLWYLIFTVGGRWLEERCYDLFSNRQLQSFCKIKRCITFGAGLIKLCGLVNFLIFLQKGTFATLTERILGIRSVFCKQQSVRQVGFEYMNRELLWHGFAEFLIYLLPLINVQKLKLKISSWCLPVAGLSNSENTLTAHCKECSLCGEWPTMPHTIGCSHVFCYFCIKSNYLFDMYFTCPKCGSEVHSLQPLKYKIEMTELHV is encoded by the coding sequence atggcATCCAGCATTGGAAATGAAAAGAGTGTGAATCCCGTGCTCAGAATAAGTCAACTTGATGCTCTTGAGTTAAACAAAGCCCTGGAACAACTAGTGTGGTCCCAGTTTACCAGTTGTTTTCATGGATTTAAACCAGGGGTGTTGGCTCATTTTGAACCAGaagtaaaagcatttttatggCTTATATTATGGAGATTCACTATTTATTCCAAGAATGCAACTGTGGGGCAGGCTATTCTGGATATTCAATACAAGAACAACCTATCTCAGACAGAGAAATACCAACCTTTGAGCAAACACCAGAAGTTATGGTATCTTATTTTCACTGTGGGTGGAAGATGGTTGGAAGAAAGATGTTATGATTTATTTAGTAATCGTCAGCTGCAATCTTTCTGCAAAATTAAGCGTTGTATTACCTTTGGAGCTGGACTTATTAAACTTTGTGGACTTGtaaattttctgatttttcttcagaaaggaaCATTTGCAACACTTACTGAACGCATTCTAGGAATTAGGTCAGTTTTTTGCAAGCAGCAAAGTGTTCGTCAGGTAGGATTTGAATACATGAACAGGGAGCTCTTATGGCATGGCTTTGCTGAATTTCTGATCTATCTGCTACCACTTATTAATGTACAGAAACTAAAACTTAAAATTTCTTCTTGGTGTTTGCCTGTTGCAGGTCTTTCCAATAGTGAAAATACATTAACAGCTCACTGCAAGGAATGTTCGCTATGTGGGGAATGGCCTACCATGCCCCATACCATAGGCTGTTCACATGTTTTTTGTTACTTCTGTATTAAAAGTAACTATTTATTTGATATGTATTTTACATGTCCTAAATGTGGCTCAGAGGTACACAGTCTGCAgccactgaaatacaaaattgaaATGACAGAATTGCATGTGTGA